TTGTTGCACTACATCTAATACTTTGATGGCTTCCGCCATGATTTCCGGTCCAATTCCGTCTCCACTTAATACTGCTACGTTGTATGTTGTCATTTTGGGTTTCCTATTTTATTTTAAATAATTTTCTCGCATTTTGTAGGGTGGGCATCCCTGCCCACCATTTATTTTTGTTCTGGTGAACATTTTGCCCGCTATTTTCATTTTTCGGTGGGCAAGGATGCCCACCCTATGGATTAGTGTTTCAAATCCTTGGTCAAATCAGCGACTTTATGGGCGCGATAAATTGCATTGATGGCGTGAATCAATGCGCGCGCGGAGGATTCCACAATGTCCGTCGCCAAGCCGACACCATGGAAACGACGTCCGTTATGTTCTACAACAATGTCCACTTGCCCCAAGGCTTCCGCGCCCTCACCTTTCGCGGTCAAGTTATAGCTTAACATTTTTAAGTCAATTTTCGTAATTTTTAAAATCGCATTAAACACCGCATCTACCGGTCCATTACCGCCACTGGACACTTCGCTGTGTTTTTCGCCATCTAATTCCACTTGTACAAAGGCGGAGGCTGGCAAATGGCTGATCATTTGCGAGGTGATCACATCTAATGTCAAGCGATCTTCATCGCCTTGTTGCATATCAATAAAAGCCAGCGCTTCTAAATCGTAATCAAATACTTGTCCTTTTTTATCAGCAAGTTTTAAGAAAGCGTCATATAATTTATCCAAATCATATTCGTTTTCTTGATAACCCATGGCGTCCATATGGTTTTTCACTGCGGCACGACCAGAACGCGCGGTTAAATTTAATTTTTCTTTTTTCAAACCAATGGTTTCTGGCGACATAATTTCGTAGGTATTTTTATTTTTCACCATTCCATCTTGGTGAATACCGGAAGAATGCGCAAAGGCATTGGAACCTACAATCGCTTTATTCGGCTGAATTGGCATATTACAAAGTTGGCTCACCATTTGGCTGACGCGGTGAATTTCTTGCGTGGTAATACGCGTATCCAACCCGTTAAACATATCCTGACGGGTTTTGATCGCCATGACCACTTCTTCCAACGCGGTATTCCCCGCGCGCTCGCCAATTCCGTTGATGGTACATTCAATTTGACGCGCGCCCATTTGCACCGCAGTCAAGGAATTAGCGGTCGCCATGCCTAAATCGTTGTGGCAATGTACGGAAATCACTGCTTTATCCACATTCGGTACGCGATTCATCACGTTATGAATAATCTCGCCAAATTGCATTGGTAACGTATAACCTACCGTATCGGGAATATTGATCGTCGTCGCGCCAGCGTTAATTGCCGCTTCCACAATCCGACAAATATTATCAATACCGGTACGTCCCGCATCTTCACAAGAAAACTCCACATCATCCGTATAACGACGCGCACGTTTGACCGCGTTAATTGCCATTTCTACCACATCATCAAAGGTGCGGCGTAATTTGACCTCTACGTGCAACGCGGAGGTGGCGATAAAGGTATGAATACGAAAGGCTTCTGCCACTTTCAAGGCTTCCGCCGCCACATCAATATCCTTATCCACCGCGCGGGATAAGGCACAAACACGACTGTTTTTGATATGTTGCGCAATGGTTCTGACCGACTCAAAATCGCCCGCAGAAGACACCGGAAAACCGACTTCCATGACATCCACGCCCAAACGCTCCAAGGCTAAGGCGATTTGCAATTTCTCTTTCACGGTTAAACTGGCTTTTAACGCTTGTTCGCCATCACGTAATGTCGTATCAAAAATAATTACATTATTCGTCATTTTGTCGTCCTTTTTTGCTCTGTTGCACCCAAAGTGCGGTCATTTTTTCAAAAATTTTGCGATAAAAAAACCCGCCTCTACGTGCGGGTCTAACATTCTGGTTTTCACATTTACTGTTTTTTATCCATAACCTAGCCGCACAAAGCATGTGTGAGCAGGAGATTGAGAGATAAAACAACGGAAGTAAACATAAAAATAAATCCTCTGATTGAAACCTAATCAATCTTACCCAATAAAAATGTTCTGTCAAATTATTTTTTAGCATTTTATCGCTATCAATAGCAATCTTCAGCAACTCGATAAGCATAAAAAACTAAATTTTTTAAAATATAAAAAATCAAATGCTAGCATCATTTTAGTTTTCCCCGTTTTTTATCTAGTATTTCCGTCTTTCAACTCATATAAAAATGTTGCTTTTTCAGACCGCCCTTTGGCTGATAGCGATTTGCCTTTTTGATAACTTTTTGTTATGGTAAAAAAGATAGTGCGTCTATTTCGTCATCAAATTTGATATTTAAAGACGTATCATCTACCAAAAACACTCATTAAAAACCTTATTAACTTAATGAAAAATAAGTGATTTTTATAATAAATCAATTTTTAATGGAATTAAAATTATTATATTTTTTTATTATAAAAATTCTCACTTAGTTTTCTGGTAAAAAATCTACCGCACTTTAGTGTGCTGATAATTTGCTATGACTTATAGGAGAATTTGCGGATGAATTTATCGTCGATAATTCATAAAAACTCATCATTTAATCCCCTTGTAATCGGAACCACTTTATTATTGGTTGTGTTATTAGTCTTTGCGACACTTGTTTTTCCGAACTTCACGCAACAAATGCTCGATTGGGCAAAAGCCGCGATTTTTTCGCATTTTAGCTGGTTCTATATTTTATCTTTTTCTATTTTTTTGTTTTTTCTTATCGCCCTATCGGTCAGCAGCCTCGGCAATATTAAATTAGGCAGCAATGAAGAAGAGCCGGAATTTGCCTTTCATTCTTGGCTTGCCATGCTGTTTGCTGCCGGCATGGGGTGGGGTTAATGTTTTTCGGCGTCGCCGAACCGCTCACCCATTATTTTTCCTCAATTACCACCGGAAATTTTGAACATAAACAACAAGAAGCCATGTTGCACACTTTTTTCCATTGGGGCGTGCATGCTTGGGCGGTTTATGCGGTGATCGCCCTTGCGCTGGCTTATTTCGGTTTCCGTTACAAGCTCCCGCTTGCCTTGCGTTCTTGTTTCTATCCGTTACTTAAAGATCGCATTAATGGCAAATGGGGAGATTTAATTGATATTATGGCGCTCATTGCGACCCTGTTCGGGATTATCACCACGCTCGGCTTTGGCGCATCACAAATCGGCGCTGGGTTGATGCAATTAGGTTGGATCAATGAAAACAGTTTCGGCTTGCAAGTTGGCGTGACTGTTGTGGTCATGAGTTTAGCGGTTTTCTCTGCGATTTCCGGCGTCGGCAAAGGGGTGAAAATCCTAAGTGAGCTTAATTTGAGCTTAGCTTTTTTATTGATGATTTTTGTGCTGGTTTGCGGTCCTACTCTCTATTTACTTAGCACCTTTAGCGACAATCTTGGTACTTATTTAAGCAACCTTATCGGCTTAAGTTTCAAAACCTATGCGTATGAATCCGATAATACCTCTTGGTTTACCAATTGGACAGTATTATATTGGGCGTGGTGGTGTTCTTGGGCGCCCTTTGTCGGCTTGTTCATCGCTCGAATTTCACGTGGGCGCACTATTCGCGAATTTATTTTCGGCGTATTAGCAGTACCAAGTTTATTTTGTGTCATCTGGTTTACTGTATTTGGCAATAGCGCCATTTGGGTTGATCTCAATGTTGCTGGCGGCAGCTTGCATGAACTGGTTTCTGCGCCAGAAAAATTGCTGTTCCACTTTTTACATTATCTACCGCTGCCTACTGTCACCGGTATGGTTGCGTTGATCATTATCGCCTTGTTTTTCATTACCTCGGCAGATTCCGGCATTTATGTTCTCAACAATATCGCCTCGCGCGATAAAAGTCTCGTCTCACCACGCTGGCAAGCTATCATGTGGGGCATATTGATGTCGCTTGTTGCTATCGTTTTATTAAAATCCGGCGGTTTAGGCACCTTGCAAACCATGACACTTATCGTCGCGTTGCCTTTTGCCATGCTTATGTTGGTGATGTGCGTCAGTTTATGGAAGGGCTTAAAAAACGACAAACGTTATTTTGATGCCAAATTGACGCCGAGCAGCGTGTTCTGGAATGGGGATCAATGGAAAGCGCGCTTGGAGCAAATGTTGAACCAAACGCAAGAGCAAGATATTCAACAATTTTTGCGCAAAGTAGCGTTGCCGGCAATGCGCGAATTAAGCCACGAATTAACGGAAGTACATAATCTCAACATTGAAATTATCTCCCATATTCATGATCAAGATCCGTCGCTGGAATTTATCATCAAAAAAGAATCTTTGCGCGATTTTATGTACGGGATCAAATCTGTGAAGCGGGAAATTTCCGAACAATTGATTGAAGACGATCATTTGCCACATATTCAGCATGACACCACCTATCAACCGTTAAATTATTTCTTTGATGGGCGTACCGGTTATGATGTGCAATATATGAGTAAAGATGAATTAATTACGGATATTCTGAAACATTACGAACGCTATCTTTCTTTACTAGAAGATGTGGGGCAAGAATTGATGGCGCACGAACAAACGGAATTAGCGGAATAATTCACTCAAATTAACGCCATAAAGTGCGGTCATTTTTTCTGATATTTTAAAAATCATGCCAAAATCGACCGCACTTTTGTTTTCTCTATTATGTTCACTATCTGGCACGTACCCGATTTCTCTCTTGCCTTAAAAATTAAGCGCGTAGTTTTTAATCAATTCTATTGTCTGATTTTTTGTTTTAAATCAAAAGATCATGGCAGTTACACCTAAAGAGGTAGGGGTTTTCGTCCTTTCATTACTACGTCTCTGTTTAATCCTATGATAGAATGCGTTTTTCAAAATGGGAAAATAATTTGTGATGTCAACGCTAAACCAATTACAACTCATCCAACTGGCTTGCCAACGTGGAGATAAACGTCTTTTTGACAATCTCTCGCTCACGTGGCAATCCGGCGATTTTGTGCAAATTGAAGGACATAACGGAATTGGAAAAACCAGTTTATTGCGCATTTTGGTCGGTCTTGCGCGCC
This sequence is a window from [Pasteurella] mairii. Protein-coding genes within it:
- the betP_2 gene encoding putative transporter; protein product: MFFGVAEPLTHYFSSITTGNFEHKQQEAMLHTFFHWGVHAWAVYAVIALALAYFGFRYKLPLALRSCFYPLLKDRINGKWGDLIDIMALIATLFGIITTLGFGASQIGAGLMQLGWINENSFGLQVGVTVVVMSLAVFSAISGVGKGVKILSELNLSLAFLLMIFVLVCGPTLYLLSTFSDNLGTYLSNLIGLSFKTYAYESDNTSWFTNWTVLYWAWWCSWAPFVGLFIARISRGRTIREFIFGVLAVPSLFCVIWFTVFGNSAIWVDLNVAGGSLHELVSAPEKLLFHFLHYLPLPTVTGMVALIIIALFFITSADSGIYVLNNIASRDKSLVSPRWQAIMWGILMSLVAIVLLKSGGLGTLQTMTLIVALPFAMLMLVMCVSLWKGLKNDKRYFDAKLTPSSVFWNGDQWKARLEQMLNQTQEQDIQQFLRKVALPAMRELSHELTEVHNLNIEIISHIHDQDPSLEFIIKKESLRDFMYGIKSVKREISEQLIEDDHLPHIQHDTTYQPLNYFFDGRTGYDVQYMSKDELITDILKHYERYLSLLEDVGQELMAHEQTELAE
- the leuA gene encoding 2-isopropylmalate synthase, with the translated sequence MTNNVIIFDTTLRDGEQALKASLTVKEKLQIALALERLGVDVMEVGFPVSSAGDFESVRTIAQHIKNSRVCALSRAVDKDIDVAAEALKVAEAFRIHTFIATSALHVEVKLRRTFDDVVEMAINAVKRARRYTDDVEFSCEDAGRTGIDNICRIVEAAINAGATTINIPDTVGYTLPMQFGEIIHNVMNRVPNVDKAVISVHCHNDLGMATANSLTAVQMGARQIECTINGIGERAGNTALEEVVMAIKTRQDMFNGLDTRITTQEIHRVSQMVSQLCNMPIQPNKAIVGSNAFAHSSGIHQDGMVKNKNTYEIMSPETIGLKKEKLNLTARSGRAAVKNHMDAMGYQENEYDLDKLYDAFLKLADKKGQVFDYDLEALAFIDMQQGDEDRLTLDVITSQMISHLPASAFVQVELDGEKHSEVSSGGNGPVDAVFNAILKITKIDLKMLSYNLTAKGEGAEALGQVDIVVEHNGRRFHGVGLATDIVESSARALIHAINAIYRAHKVADLTKDLKH
- the betP_1 gene encoding putative transporter codes for the protein MNLSSIIHKNSSFNPLVIGTTLLLVVLLVFATLVFPNFTQQMLDWAKAAIFSHFSWFYILSFSIFLFFLIALSVSSLGNIKLGSNEEEPEFAFHSWLAMLFAAGMGWG